The following proteins are encoded in a genomic region of Bacteroidales bacterium:
- a CDS encoding helix-turn-helix domain-containing protein: protein MEKTILISLSLEEFKELVKESVMEIYIEQEKERAKKCQDDKMLTRKEVANFLRISLPTLHQYQKDGRLKYYRIGRRVLFKKSEILDSIEVIRKYQRRH, encoded by the coding sequence ATGGAAAAAACAATTTTAATTAGTTTATCATTAGAAGAATTTAAAGAATTAGTAAAAGAAAGTGTAATGGAGATTTATATCGAGCAAGAAAAAGAAAGAGCTAAAAAATGCCAGGATGATAAAATGCTTACTCGTAAAGAGGTGGCAAATTTTCTTCGTATCTCGCTACCCACACTCCACCAATACCAAAAGGACGGTAGATTAAAGTATTACCGAATAGGTAGAAGAGTACTATTTAAGAAAAGTGAGATATTGGATTCTATTGAGGTTATTAGGAAGTATCAGAGAAGACATTAA